The Mytilus galloprovincialis chromosome 2, xbMytGall1.hap1.1, whole genome shotgun sequence genome has a window encoding:
- the LOC143065505 gene encoding zinc finger MYND domain-containing protein 11-like, whose product MVRPVKRRHSSVVKAKALVHAIRYIRQQKQIPNLDRIQKYMTRVYDTKPAETEKQLQYTCKDGLIISYTTLGKKGNKTGIEQEGYRIPDEGELVKGDHDWYCFGCHNVGEVLPCSDCWRVFHPSCTKEEWTGPTFTCTICRAGRVRKLKRKMLNTLLSYTVMRMKEKTRELHKIGHREEEVNYSEFFVFKHSDLNTIENKVNNHKYRSLEEFLADTQLIYHNTHLIYGDEYKGGIAELARIMAKDCEHEVEEIKQCRSCYYLSNAKPDNWFCQPCDPPHELVYAKLKGYSYWPAKIIRRLGDRCDVRFFGGFHQRSLLPKESIKPVDINIQKLVTKRTAGFNKACDELKRYQENLANLPSQNDDEDDDKEESEASNEKEEVESEASKEKDDPYDFDSEMAANNETVSSDKDDSDGEADKDKKEVENSALEVSSTSSPPKKRPCLKVNAAEDIVTSSEDKVQAVPKVPTVTMATQTIKKSIKQQHSQTDSSTKCNCEEKFNKKMKDYQDKIEKEHEANTDKALKELSDRLLKDFEEDKQQAVSRATSSMVREIEKTKRQTEEKCKAEILDEMKKLQQKHKEAISQTKKKQWCYNCEEEAMYHCCWNTSYCSVKCQQEHWHKEHKRVCRRKR is encoded by the exons ATGGTGAGACCAGTAAAAAGAAGACATTCCTCTGTAGTGAAAGCCAAAGCCTTAGTTCATGCTATTCGTTACATTCGACAACAAAAACAGATTCCTAACCTTGATCGAATCCAAAAGTACATGACCCGTGTGTATGACACAAAACCAGCGGAGACAGAAAAACAGCtacaatatacatgtaaagaTGGACTTATAATCTCCTATACAACATTGggtaaaaaaggaaacaaaactgGAATAGAGCAGGAGGGATATAGGATTCCAGATGAGGGGGAACTAGtg AAAGGGGACCATGATTGGTACTGTTTTGGTTGCCATAATGTAGGAGAAGTGCTACCTTGTTCAGATTGCTGGAGAGTATTCCATCCAAGCTGTACCAAAGAAGAATGGACTGGACCAACATTTACTTGTACTATATGCAGG GCTGGAAGAGTAAGAAAGTTAAAAAGAAAGATGTTAAACACACTGCTGAGTTATACTGTTATGAGAATGAAAGAAAAG ACAAGAGAACTACACAAGATAGGCCACAGAGAAGAAGAAGTGAATTACTCTGAATTCTTTGTCTTTAAACATAGTGACTTAAATACAATAGAAAATAAAGTCAATAATCACAAATATAGAAGTCTAGAAGAGTTCCTGGCAGACACACAACTTATTTATCACAATACACACTTAATATATGGAG ATGAATACAAAGGTGGCATTGCTGAATTGGCAAGAATAATGGCAAAAGATTGTGAACATGAG gtggaagaaataaaacaatgtaGAAGCTGTTATTACTTGTCTAATGCCAAGCCAGATAATTGGTTTTGTCAGCCTTGT GACCCACCACATGAACTGGTATATGCAAAACTGAAAGGTTACAGTTACTGGCCTGCCAAGATAATAAGGAGACTCGGTGACCGGTGTGATGTCAGATTCTTTGGTGGATTTCATCAAAG atCTCTATTACCTAAGGAATCAATAAAACCAGTAGATATCAATATTCAGAAACTAGTCACAAAAAGAACTGCAG GTTTTAATAAAGCTTGTGATGAGCTAAAAAGATACCAGGAAAATCTAGCAAATCTTCCTTCACAAAatgatgatgaagatgatgacAAAGAAGAGTCAGAGGCAAGTAATGAAAAAGAGGAAGTAGAATCAGAGGCTAGCAAGGAGAAAGATGACCCCTATGACTTTGATTCTGAAATGGCAGCTAATAATGAAACTGTGTCGTCAGATAAGGATGATTCTGATGGTGAGGCTGATAAAGATAAGAAAGAAGTGGAGAATAGTGCTTTAGAAGTAAGCTCCACCAGTAGTCCCCCAAAGAAAAGGCCATGTCTCAAG GTTAATGCTGCAGAGGATATTGTGACCTCCAGTGAGGACAAAGTTCAAGCAGTTCCAAAAGTCCCTACTGTTACTATGGCAACACAAACCATTAAAAAG TCCATTAAACAACAACATTCCCAGACAGATTCCTCTACTAAATGTAACTGTGAGGAAAAATTCAACAAAAAGATGAAGGATTACCaggataaaatagaaaaagaacatGAAGCCAATACAGATAAAGCTCTCAAAGAATTGTCTGATAGG TTACTGAAAGATTTTGAAGAGGATAAACAGCAGGCTGTTTCCAGGGCAACGTCGAGTATGGTACGGGAAATAGAGAAAACGAAACGACAAACAGAAGAAAAATGTAAAGCAGAGATCCTGGACGAAAtgaaaaaattacagcaaaaacaCAAAGAAGCCATTTCACAGACAAAAAAGAAACAATGG tgtTATAATTGTGAAGAAGAGGCTATGTATCACTGTTGCTGGAACACATCTTACTGTAGTGTAAAATGTCAACAAGAACATTGGCATAAAGAACACAAGCGTGTTTGTCGTCGGAAACGTTAA